In Hymenobacter aquaticus, a single window of DNA contains:
- a CDS encoding lipid A deacylase LpxR family protein, with protein sequence MRLSLVVFLLLSLLQSRATAQTADSLSPDRLLFYTFANDAFFRTDYYFTQGMTLNLVLPVFGRSPVNKVLLPGPAGSVRHHGVKLFYDGFTPLRIQDDTIRRGDRPYASYIYATLYRVATARHRRLTSGLNLGLIGPAVGAKGFQTKVHALIDAPTPRGWDYQIRNDLVLGYEALLEQRLLGLGKAAELIGQGQASVGTLNTFAGAGLLLRLGKMNPYFQNLGLASRANRTGLQRFQLYATGQAESRVVGYNATMQGGLLNRRSPYTLAAADLKRVVAQGTVSLVAAYGGLSFRTSAVWITPEFRGSRHHSWVQFGLGVAF encoded by the coding sequence ATGCGCCTTTCCCTGGTCGTTTTCCTGCTGCTGTCCTTGCTGCAAAGTCGAGCTACGGCGCAAACCGCCGACAGCCTCAGCCCCGACCGGCTGCTGTTCTACACCTTCGCCAACGACGCCTTTTTTCGCACCGATTACTACTTCACCCAGGGCATGACGCTGAACCTGGTGCTGCCGGTTTTCGGCCGGTCGCCGGTGAACAAGGTGCTGCTGCCGGGGCCGGCGGGCAGCGTGCGGCACCACGGCGTGAAGCTGTTTTACGACGGATTCACGCCCCTGCGCATCCAGGACGACACCATCCGGCGCGGCGACCGGCCCTACGCGTCCTACATCTACGCCACGCTCTACCGGGTGGCTACGGCCCGCCACCGCCGCCTGACTTCCGGCCTGAACCTGGGACTTATCGGGCCGGCCGTGGGCGCCAAGGGCTTCCAGACCAAAGTGCACGCGCTGATCGACGCGCCCACCCCCCGCGGCTGGGATTACCAGATTCGCAACGACTTGGTGCTGGGCTACGAAGCCCTGCTGGAGCAGCGCCTGCTGGGCCTGGGCAAAGCCGCGGAGCTGATCGGGCAGGGGCAAGCCTCGGTGGGTACGCTCAACACGTTTGCCGGGGCTGGCCTGCTGCTGCGCCTGGGCAAGATGAACCCCTATTTCCAGAACCTGGGGCTGGCTTCGCGGGCAAACCGGACTGGCTTGCAACGATTTCAGCTGTACGCCACCGGGCAGGCCGAAAGCCGCGTGGTGGGCTACAACGCCACCATGCAGGGCGGCCTGCTGAACCGCCGCAGTCCGTACACGCTGGCCGCCGCCGACCTGAAACGGGTAGTAGCCCAGGGCACGGTCAGCCTGGTAGCGGCCTACGGCGGCCTGAGCTTCCGCACCTCCGCCGTCTGGATTACGCCCGAATTTCGCGGCAGCCGCCACCACAGCTGGGTGCAGTTTGGGCTGGGCGTGGCGTTTTAA
- the dusB gene encoding tRNA dihydrouridine synthase DusB, giving the protein MVHIRDLALPDFPLLLAPMEDVSDPPFRAVCKANGADLMYTEFISSEGLIRDAAKSRKKLDVFDYERPIGIQLFGSDVETMGECARISTLAGPDLIDINYGCPVKQVACRGAGAALLRDIPKMVQMTSAVVKATHLPVTVKTRLGWDENTLNVEEVAERLQDIGIEALTVHGRTRVQMYKGDADWRLIAKIKENPRIKIPIFGNGDIDSPEKAVEYKNRYGVDGVMIGRASIGYPWIFREIKHFVATGEKLAPPTVEERVAMCRMHFEKSIEWKGERSGILEMRRHYAQYFRGLEGAKQWRMRLVDTYSVEEIYAILAEISAAEPVLVG; this is encoded by the coding sequence GTGGTACACATCCGCGACCTTGCCCTGCCCGATTTTCCCTTGCTGCTCGCCCCGATGGAGGACGTCTCCGATCCGCCGTTCCGGGCCGTGTGCAAAGCCAATGGGGCCGATTTGATGTACACCGAGTTTATTTCCTCGGAAGGCCTGATCCGGGACGCGGCCAAAAGCCGCAAGAAGCTCGACGTGTTCGACTACGAGCGGCCCATCGGCATCCAGCTCTTCGGCTCCGACGTGGAAACCATGGGCGAGTGTGCCCGCATCAGCACCCTGGCCGGCCCCGATTTGATTGACATCAACTACGGCTGTCCCGTGAAGCAAGTAGCCTGCCGGGGTGCCGGGGCGGCTCTGCTGCGCGACATTCCGAAGATGGTGCAGATGACCTCGGCCGTGGTGAAAGCCACCCACCTGCCCGTGACGGTGAAAACCCGACTGGGCTGGGACGAAAACACGCTGAACGTGGAGGAAGTGGCCGAGCGGCTCCAGGACATTGGCATTGAGGCCCTCACCGTGCACGGCCGCACCCGGGTGCAGATGTACAAGGGTGACGCCGACTGGCGCCTGATTGCCAAAATCAAGGAAAACCCGCGCATCAAAATCCCGATTTTCGGCAACGGCGACATCGACTCGCCCGAAAAAGCGGTGGAGTACAAAAACCGCTACGGCGTGGACGGCGTCATGATTGGGCGCGCCAGCATCGGCTACCCCTGGATTTTTCGGGAAATCAAGCACTTCGTGGCTACCGGCGAAAAGCTGGCCCCGCCCACGGTGGAGGAGCGCGTGGCCATGTGCCGCATGCACTTCGAGAAAAGCATCGAGTGGAAAGGTGAACGGTCGGGCATTCTGGAAATGCGCCGCCATTACGCCCAGTATTTCCGCGGCCTGGAAGGCGCCAAGCAGTGGCGCATGCGCCTGGTCGACACCTACTCGGTCGAGGAGATATACGCTATCCTGGCCGAAATTTCGGCCGCCGAGCCCGTGCTGGTCGGGTAA
- a CDS encoding DMT family transporter produces MPPTPTAPAVTAAPEAAPVASPPPHRTPASAWVLLFTLATIWGTSFILMKKGLVVFSAMELGAARVTVASLILLPFALKHLPQLERSRVKWLVLSGVVGTLIPAFLFAYAETKLASGLAGVLNALTAVFTLLVGAMFFGQKLTPLRVLGIVLGLVGTVVLMLLGGSGGAATPSGEGNAWYGLYIVLATAGYGVSVNVIKNRLHGIPPLAVTGLLLLYIGGPALVYLLVGTGFLHKLATVPGAWTAFGYIALLATMSTAVAMVLFNKLIQQSTALFAASNTYIVPIMALAWGVLDGEAFNLWHLLGMVIILVSVAIIHRAK; encoded by the coding sequence ATGCCCCCCACCCCTACCGCCCCGGCCGTTACGGCTGCTCCCGAGGCTGCTCCGGTAGCCTCGCCCCCACCCCACCGCACGCCGGCCTCGGCCTGGGTGCTGCTCTTCACGCTGGCTACTATCTGGGGCACGTCGTTTATTCTGATGAAGAAGGGCCTGGTGGTGTTTTCGGCTATGGAGCTCGGGGCCGCGCGCGTCACGGTGGCCAGCCTGATTCTGCTGCCGTTTGCCCTGAAGCACCTGCCCCAGCTGGAGCGCAGCCGCGTGAAGTGGCTGGTGCTCAGCGGCGTGGTCGGCACCCTGATTCCGGCTTTCCTGTTTGCCTACGCCGAAACCAAGCTGGCCTCGGGCCTGGCCGGCGTGCTCAATGCCCTGACGGCCGTGTTTACCCTGCTGGTCGGCGCCATGTTTTTCGGGCAGAAGCTCACGCCGCTGCGGGTGCTGGGCATCGTGCTGGGCCTGGTGGGCACGGTGGTGCTGATGCTGCTGGGCGGCAGCGGCGGCGCGGCCACGCCCAGCGGGGAGGGCAACGCCTGGTATGGCCTCTACATCGTGCTGGCCACGGCGGGCTACGGGGTGAGCGTCAACGTCATCAAGAACCGGCTGCACGGTATTCCACCGCTGGCCGTCACGGGCCTGCTGCTGCTCTACATCGGCGGCCCGGCGCTGGTGTATCTGCTGGTCGGCACCGGGTTTCTGCACAAGCTGGCTACCGTGCCCGGGGCCTGGACGGCTTTCGGCTACATTGCCCTGCTGGCTACCATGAGCACGGCCGTGGCTATGGTACTGTTCAACAAGCTCATTCAGCAGTCCACGGCGCTGTTTGCGGCTTCCAACACCTACATCGTGCCCATCATGGCCCTGGCCTGGGGCGTGCTCGATGGCGAAGCCTTTAACCTCTGGCACCTGCTGGGCATGGTGATTATCCTGGTGAGCGTGGCCATTATTCACCGGGCCAAATAA